In Blautia wexlerae DSM 19850, a single window of DNA contains:
- a CDS encoding DMT family transporter: protein MPLKNSLFLLLAAIIWGIAFVAQSVGMEYVGGFTFSAVRSLLGSVVLIPLILISGRKNSADTAATKANSFVGSSDGTVSSIRKRKDLIIGGISCGICLCLASNFQQFGIKYTTVGKAGFITACYIVIVPIIGLFLGKKCSKFIWAAVAMALIGLYLLCITDEFSIGKGDLLVLVCAFLFSIHILVIDHFSPKADGVKLSCIQFLTCGILSGIPALLFEHPEFSAICRAWMPILYAGIMSCGVAYTLQIIGQKNMNPTVASLILSLESCISVLAGWVLLGQQLSAKEILGCVIMFAAIILAQLPQKQAE from the coding sequence ATACCTTTAAAGAATTCCCTGTTTCTGCTCCTGGCAGCAATTATCTGGGGTATCGCCTTTGTGGCTCAGAGCGTAGGAATGGAGTATGTCGGTGGATTTACATTTAGTGCAGTCCGTTCCCTGCTCGGGTCAGTTGTACTGATTCCGCTTATTCTCATTTCCGGACGCAAAAACTCCGCCGATACTGCTGCTACAAAAGCTAACAGTTTCGTTGGCTCATCCGACGGCACTGTATCCAGCATCCGGAAACGAAAAGACCTGATCATCGGCGGTATTTCCTGTGGAATCTGCCTTTGTCTGGCAAGCAACTTCCAGCAGTTCGGCATCAAATATACCACTGTCGGAAAAGCCGGATTTATTACCGCCTGTTATATCGTAATTGTACCGATCATCGGTCTGTTTCTTGGCAAAAAATGCAGCAAATTCATCTGGGCTGCTGTTGCAATGGCACTGATCGGTCTTTACCTTCTGTGCATTACAGACGAATTCTCCATCGGAAAAGGTGACCTGCTTGTACTGGTATGCGCATTCTTATTCTCCATACACATTCTGGTCATTGACCACTTTTCTCCGAAAGCTGACGGAGTAAAACTTTCCTGCATCCAGTTCCTGACCTGCGGAATCCTTTCCGGTATTCCTGCACTGCTGTTTGAGCATCCGGAATTTTCTGCAATCTGCCGGGCATGGATGCCAATCCTCTATGCAGGTATTATGTCCTGCGGTGTAGCCTACACCCTGCAGATCATAGGACAGAAGAACATGAATCCGACTGTGGCATCCCTGATCCTCAGTTTGGAATCCTGCATCTCCGTCCTTGCCGGATGGGTTCTCCTTGGACAGCAGTTAAGTGCAAAAGAAATCCTCGGATGCGTGATCATGTTTGCCGCGATCATCCTCGCACAGCTGCCACAGAAACAGGCAGAATAA
- a CDS encoding NCS2 family permease: MNLDKLFHLKENHTDVKTEVMAGITTFMTMAYILAVNPNILEASGMDRGAVFTATALSSFIATCLMALLSNYPFVLAPGMGLNAYFAYTVVLGMGYNWQQALAAVFVEGIIFILLSLTNVREAIFNAIPMNLKHAVSVGIGLFIAFIGLQNAKIVVNNDSTLVSVFSFKSSVSGGTFNTEGITVLLALIGLLITAILLVKSVKGNILWGILITWGLGIICQLTGLYKPDPAAGWFSLLPDFSNGISIPSMAPTFMKMDFSIVFTLDFVVIMFAFLFVDMFDTLGTLIGVASKADMLDKEGKLPNIKGALLSDAVGTTVGAMCGTSTVTTFVESASGVAEGGRTGLTSLIAAILFGLSLLLSPIFLAIPSFATAPALIIVGFLMLTSVTKIDFNDLTEAIPAFIAIIAMPFLYSISEGISMGVISYVIINVVTGKAKEKRISVLMYVLAVLFILKYIFI; this comes from the coding sequence ATGAATCTTGACAAATTATTCCATCTCAAAGAGAACCACACAGATGTAAAGACCGAAGTTATGGCAGGTATTACCACATTCATGACAATGGCATACATTCTGGCTGTTAACCCAAATATTCTGGAAGCGTCCGGCATGGACAGAGGAGCTGTTTTTACAGCGACCGCACTGTCATCCTTTATTGCCACCTGCCTGATGGCACTGCTTTCTAACTACCCGTTCGTTCTTGCACCGGGCATGGGCTTAAATGCCTACTTTGCATACACAGTTGTTCTTGGCATGGGATACAACTGGCAGCAGGCACTGGCAGCTGTATTTGTAGAAGGTATTATTTTTATCCTTTTATCACTCACTAATGTGCGTGAAGCGATTTTTAACGCTATTCCAATGAACCTGAAACATGCAGTATCTGTTGGTATCGGACTGTTTATTGCTTTCATCGGACTGCAGAATGCTAAGATCGTAGTTAACAATGACTCCACTCTGGTAAGTGTATTTTCCTTTAAATCCTCCGTTTCCGGCGGGACCTTCAATACAGAAGGAATTACAGTTCTTCTGGCGCTGATCGGACTTCTCATCACCGCCATCCTTCTTGTTAAGAGTGTAAAAGGAAACATTCTCTGGGGTATCCTGATCACATGGGGACTTGGCATTATCTGTCAATTGACAGGACTTTACAAACCTGATCCTGCAGCCGGCTGGTTCAGCCTCCTGCCTGATTTCTCAAACGGAATCTCCATCCCAAGCATGGCTCCCACATTTATGAAAATGGACTTCTCCATTGTCTTCACACTTGATTTCGTAGTCATTATGTTTGCATTCCTGTTTGTAGATATGTTCGATACACTTGGAACACTGATCGGCGTTGCTTCCAAAGCTGATATGCTTGACAAAGAAGGCAAACTTCCAAACATCAAAGGTGCTCTTCTTTCTGACGCAGTAGGAACTACAGTAGGTGCTATGTGTGGTACTTCCACAGTTACTACTTTCGTAGAGAGTGCTTCCGGTGTTGCTGAAGGCGGACGTACAGGACTTACTTCCCTGATAGCAGCCATCCTCTTCGGATTATCACTGCTGTTATCCCCGATTTTCCTGGCAATCCCATCCTTTGCCACAGCACCGGCTCTGATCATCGTTGGATTCCTGATGCTCACATCAGTAACCAAGATTGATTTCAACGACCTGACGGAAGCCATCCCGGCATTTATCGCGATCATCGCAATGCCATTCCTGTACAGCATTTCTGAAGGTATCTCCATGGGTGTTATCTCCTATGTGATCATCAACGTTGTTACAGGTAAAGCTAAGGAAAAGAGAATCAGCGTACTGATGTATGTACTGGCTGTATTGTTTATTTTGAAATATATCTTTATCTGA